CCAGGTTCCCGCAGAGTATTTCCGCAGATTCCCGCAGATCACTTGCGGTGTTATAGGAGGATCCGATGAAACGATTATCCCTACTCATCATTGCTTGCGCGGCGTTCACTCCCCTGGCGGCTGCCGCCGAGGATGTGGCCACACTGCGTCAAGACGTGCAGCGGCTGGCCGCAGTAGTCCAAGAACTCTCCGCCACGGTGCAGGCCCAACAACGGCGCCTCACGCTCTTGGAAGGCGAGGCGGGCGGCCAAACCCCACAGCTTCCCATCGTGCCATTGCCGCCTGGCGTGATACCATCCGGTGGTGGGGCAAACCTCTCTGCCCTCAATCCGGAGATTGGGGTTGTCGCCGATATCGCCGGCCAGCTCTCCGAAAGTTCGGCCGATGGCGAGGGGAATGACAAGTTGAGTGTGCGCGAGATTGAACTCATCTTTGGCCATCCCATCGATCCCTACTCGCGATTCGATGTGAATGTGACCTTCTCAGATTTCGAAGAAGCCGGGCTGGAAGAAGCGTACATCACCCACTGGGGGCTGCCGGGAGAGCTCGTTGCGCGCTTGGGACGTTTTCGGCAGCGAGTCGGCAAAGCGAGCGGGACCCATACAGAGTTGCTTGACACCGTTGATACACCTCTTGTGGTGACGAAGTATCTGGGTGCTGAGGGGTTGTTTCGAACTGGGGCAGAGATCACCGGGTTTCTGCCAGCGCCGTGGGATGCGGTGACGCATGAGGTGACCGCTGGCATCATGGAAGGCGGTGTCGGCGAAGGCGGAACGCTCTTCGGCGAGACTCGACGACGGCCATCGTACTACGCGCACCTGAAGAACTTCTGGGATGTCTCCGACTCGACGAACCTCGAAGTCGGAAGCACGTATCTGTTGGGTTCAAAAGACGCCGATCGCCGCTACGAGGTCCATGCCTTTGGTGTGGATACCACGTTCATTCACTATGTCACGCCGACCAATAAGCTGAAATGGCAGAATGAGATGTACTTCCAGAGCCGGAAAGAATCCCTGTTGGTCGAAACAGCCGAGGGTACCGGCGAAGAGATCAGCGCGAAGCTGAACAAGCATCCCTGGGGATTCTATTCGCTGCTTGATTACCGGCTCTCGCCTCGGTTCGGCCTCGGCGGACGGTTCGACTACGTCGAGCCGGTTGATCTGGATCCTAGGATCCGGGCGCGGGATGCGGACACCGCGTGGTCCGGTTACGCGACGTTCTATCAAAGCGAGTTTGCGCGCTGGCGGCTGCAGTTTAAGCACACGAACTTCGCGGCCGGCGGGGATGACAACAGCATCTTCGCGCAATGCACCGTGGCCATTGGGGTGCATAAGCATCAATTGCAATAACAAGTGGCCAAGTGACCGAGTGGCTACGTGGCCAAGAAGAGGAGATCACGATGAGATTTTTCAGGTGCGCGGCCGTAGTGCTGGGACTCTTGCTCATCGGACAGAGTTGGCCAAGTGAGGCGGCGCAGAAGCTGAAAGTCGTGGCGACGATGTCGACGTTCGCGGATCTCGCCAAGACGATCGGCGGCGAACATGTGGACGTGTCGTATATTGCCTCACCGAAATTCAACCCGCACTTCATTGAGCCCAAGCCCAGTGACGTGGTCAAAGTGAAGCGGGCGGATCTGCTGATCCATGCGGGTCTCGATTTGGAGTTGTGGCGCGGGCCGCTCTTGGATGCGGCTGGCAATCGGCGCGTGATGTCAGGCGGAGAGGGCGAATTAGATCTCTCGCGCGGGATCGCGCTGCTTGACGTGCCGGCTGCCGGGGCCACGCGCGCGCAAGGCGACATCCATCTCTACGGCAATCCGCACTATTGGGTCGACCCCCAGAACGGGAAAATCATCGCGCGGGAAATTGCGGAAAAACTCAGCGCGATAGATTCGTCTCATGCCAACGATTACGAACAGCGCCTGCAAGAGTTGGTGTCGCGCCTCGATCAATCCATCCAGCAATGGCAACAGCGGTTAACCCCGTTTCACGGCCAGGCGTTGGTGGGCTATCACAACGAATGGCCGTACCTGATGCGGTTTGCCGGCTTGCGGATGGAGCAATTCCTTGAGCCGAAACCCGGGATTCCTCCCACGCCGCGGCAACTGGAGTTTCTGCGGCAGGAGATGGTGAGCCATCAGGTCCGCGGCATCGTGCAGTCGTCGTACTTTCCGAGGGAAGCGGCCGCATCGTTGGCGAAACGCACCGGGGCCACAGTGATCCTGCTGTGCCAAAATGTCGGCGAAGTCTCCCAGGCCTCAGACTATATCGCCATGCTGGAGTATAATGTGAATCAACTGGTGAGGGCACTGCAGACGAAGTGAGTAAGTGAGTAAGGGAATGATAGATTTTCTCTCGCTGATGGTTCGGCCGTTTGCGGCCTGTCTGATTCTGACCGGGATCCACGCGTATCTGGGGCTGCATGTCATTGAGCGAGAGGTGATTTTCGTCGATCTGGCCCTGGCACAGATCGCTGCCTTTGGCGCAACCCTGGGTTTCCTGTGGGGATTTGGGTTGCACTCCTTTGAAGGATATCTCATCGCCCTGGCGTTTACGCTCATTGGAGCGGCGCTCTTCGCCGCCACCCGATTGCGCAAGCCGGTGGTGCCGCAAGAAGCGCTCATCGGTGTCGTGTATGCGGTGGCCGCGGCGGCGGCGATTTTGGTCCTAAGCCGCGCTCCAGAGGGCGGAGAGGAGCTCAAGGCCTTGATGGTCGGCCACCTCTTGTTCGTTGATTGGCCGGAGATCGCCAAGCTCTTCGTGCTGTATAGCCTCATCGGGATCATCCATTGGCGTGTGCGCCAGCCGTTGCTGGCGATTTCGCAGGATCCGGAGCGCGCGTTTGCCCAGGGGCTGCGGGTGCGCTGGTGGGATTTTTTATTTTACGCGACGTTCGGATTTGTGGTGACGAGCTCGGTGGAAATCGCCGGTGTGCTGCTGGTGTTTTCGTTCCTCATCGTGCCGGCCTTGTGCGGCGTGTTGCTCGCTCAGACGATTCCCCAGCGGCTGCTGGTGGGATGGGTGGCTGGGGTCGTCACCACGATGGGAGGGATCAGCGCCTCGTACGTGTGGGATCTGCCGACGGGTGCCACGGTGGTGTGCGCCTTCGGGGCCTGTCTGGGGATGTGCGCGATGTTATGGAGGATGCGAGAGGCATGAGCAGGACGCGGAGCGCGGGTCTGGTCGCGGGGCTCTTGGGTGGAGTGTGCGCGATGACCGGCCGAGCCGTCATCGCTAGCGCAGAGGAGGCAGCGATGCCACTGACACTGACAAGCGAGGCGTTTGCGGAGGGGGCTCCGATTCCGTCCGCCTGCACCTGCGATGGGAAGAATGCGTCGCCGGCGCTCGCCTGGACCGAACCGCCGCCAGGCACGAGAAGTTTTGCGTTGATCGCCGATGATCCGGATGCGCCGGGCAACACCTGGGTCCACTGGGTGGTGTACAACATCCCGATCGCGGCGCGGGAGCTGCCGGACGGGCTGCAGAAAACCGCGGAACGCCCCGACGGCACGCGGCAAGGGCTGAACGATTTTGGGAAGGTCGGCTATGGCGGCCCATGCCCTCCCAGCGGCACGCACCGCTACTACTTCAAGCTGTACGCGCTCGATACCGAGCTGAACTTCACGACCACCGTCACGAAGGCGAAACTCGAGCAGGCCATGCGCGGGCATATCCTGGGCCAGGCGCAACTGATGGGGACCTATCAGCGCCAAGCGCAATGACCGTCCGCATCCGCCGGTATGAGCCGCGCGACCGCGAGGCGATCCGGCAGCTGGCCTGTGATACCGCGGATCGGGGCGCGCCCGTCGAACGGTTTTTTCCGGACCGCGGAGTGATTGCCGACCTCTTGACGGCGTACTACACCGACTATGAGCCTGACGCGACGTGGGTGGCAGACACCGATGGGGTGGTGATTGGCTATGTGACCGGGTGCGTGGATACGCGCCGCTGCCAGCGCATCAGCGCATGCCGCATCATCCCCGGCAGCATCTGGCGGGGGGTTCAGCGAGGCGCGCTGAGTCGCCGCGAGACATGGCAGATTCTCCGCATGGGATGGCGCACGTTCTGGCGAGGCGGCTACAACCGCACGGTATCTCTCGCGGAGTATCCCGCGCATCTGCATCTGAATATCCGCGAAGGGTTCCGGGGGCAGGGCATCGCGTCCCAGCTCATGGCGCGGTTTCTCGAGCAGGCTCGTCAAGCGCGTCGGCGCGGCGTGCATGCGTCAGTGCGCGGCGACAATGCGCCGGCCTGCCGGTTTTTCGAGCGCATGGGATTTTCCGCGATCGGCCGCTATCCGCTGGTGTTGCCTGAAGATCCCGATGATCGGCCGCATGAGACGGTCATCTATGGCAAGTCCCTCAGCTAGTAGACGATTGATATCAGATATCGCGGCTCGACCGCGATATCTGGTATCGCTTGTCTTTATCGTCATCCTTCAGGGATGCCGACCGCCTCAAGGTGTTGATGAGCGCCAATGGCCGCAGGTTGTGCTCGAGCCTACTGATCGGATTCTGATCCTTGCCCCCCACCCCGATGATGAGGTGATTGGTTGCGGCGGCATCATTCAGGAGGCCGTCGCCAAGCACCTGCCGCTGCGCATCGTGTTTCTGACTTATGGCGATAACAATCAGTGGTCCTTTCTCCTCTATCGATGGCACCCGGTCATCCTGCCCAAGGCGATTCGCAAGATGGGCCTGGTGCGGTATCACGAAGCGTTGGCAGCGAGCGTTGTGCTCGGAGTGCCCACAGAGCAATTAACCTTTCTCGGGTATCCGGATTTCGGCACGCTGCAGATCTGGACCTCGCACTGGGGCGACCGGAATCCCTTCCGCAGCTTGCTGACGCGGGTCACGGCGGTTCCCTACGACAACGCCCTGCGGTTCGGAGCGCCCTATAAAGGCGAAGAGGTCCTGCGGGATCTGACCACGGTCATCCGCGAATTCCGTCCCACGAAAATCTTCGTGTCCCATCCGGCGGACCACATGCCGGATCATCGAGCGCTCTATCTGTTTACTCGCGTTGCCCTGTGGGATGTGGAGAAGGAGATGCGCCCAACGCTGTATCCGTATCTTGTGCATTTCGTGCGCTGGCCAACGCCGCGCGGCTATCAACCCGCCGATTGGCTTGTTCCTCCATCGACGTTATTGTCGCAATGGCCATGGATCGTCCATTGGCTGACCCCGTCACAAGTCCAACGGAACTATCAAGCCATCAAAGCGCATCGGAGCCAATATCGGTATAGCGCGGCGTACCTGCTGTCCTTCATTCGGCCGAACGAGTTATTCGGTGACGCTCCGCCGATTACGTTTTCGTCAACGGCGTCCACGGCCTTAGAGCGCAAAGGGTTGATCAACCAGGCTCCGGAAGAGCTCACCGAGGAGGAACGAGCCACGTTCATTGGCGTTGAAGTTCGCTCGGTGCAATTGGAGGACCGCGAACTCATCTATTCTATTGAGTGTTCCCGGCCGCTTGCCAAAGCCGTCGAGGCCTCGGTCTATCTGTTCGGGTATCGCGCCGACCGGCCATTTGCGCAGATGCCGAAGTTGCATGTGAAAATCGGCGCCCTCTCCCACGAGGTGTTTGACCAAGATCGTTTGTTGCCGAATAAGGCGGTGACGCTGAGCCGCGGCCTGCGCCAGATCACCCTGCGCGTTTCGCTTGAGACTTTGGGCGAACCTCAGCGGATCTTGACCAGCGCGCGGACGTATCTGGGTGAGCTGCCGCTGGACTGGGTTTCCTGGCGCGTGCTTGAACTTCCTTCGCCGTAACTGCGGCTCATGACCCACGACGCATGACACAGGACACATGACCACAGCAGGGCCATCGGCTCGAAGCCGTCGTGAGTCATGGGTCATGAGTCATGGGTCGCCCTTTCGTGGAATTACGGGGCCAGTCCTGACGTTGGGGTTCGTCAGCTTCTTGACGGATGTCTCCAGCGAAATGATCTATCCGTTGCTGCCCATCTTTCTGACGACCGTGCTCGGAGCCGGCCCGGCGGCGCTCGGGATGATCGAGGGAGCCGCAGAATCCATGGCGGCGATCGTGAAGCTGCTCTCCGGCGTATGGTCGGATCGCGTGCGCAACCGGTCCCGTTTGGTGTTCTTGGGCTACAGCCTCTCCTCGTGCTCTCGGCCGCTCGTGGCCGCGGCGACCAGCGCCTCCCACATCCTGTGCATCCGCTTGACCGATCGCGCGGGCAAGGGGGTTCGCACGTCGCCGCGCGATGCGATGATCGCCGACGCTGTCGCACCCTCAGTGCGAGGCAAAGCGTTCGGCTTCCACCGGTCGATGGATCATGCCGGCGCGGTCATCGGCCCGCTCCTCGCGACCGCCCTCCTGACGTGGTGGGTTCATGATCTTCGCGTGGTGTTTTGGCTGGCCAGCCTCCCCGGGCTGTTGGCGGTGGGACTCATTGCCTGGAAGGTGCGCGAGCCTGCTCCCGAGCGCCGCGCGCTAGCGACGCCGCCAGCGCTCTCGTGGGCATGGCCCAGCGGCGCCTTGCGCCGCTATCTGCTCATCCTCTTCATCTTCACGCTGGGCAACTCCACGGACGCCTTCCTCTTATTGCGCGCCGCCGGGCTCGGCGTGCCGACCGCGCAGCTGCCGCTGCTCTGGGTCGTCTTCCACATCGTGAAAATGGTATCCTCGATGCCGCTGGGCGCGCAGTCAGACCGTTTTGGCAGGAGACGTGTGATTCTCGCCGGGTGGGGCGTCTACGCGCTCGTGTATCTCGGGTTTGCCGCGGCCACGCAGCCGTGGCACGTCTGGGCGTTGTTCGCGCTCTACGGCGTGTTTTATGGCTGCACCGAAGGCACGGAGCGAGCACTCCTGGCGGATCTTTCAACGCCGTCGATGCGCGGGGCGGCCTTTGGATGGTATCATGGCATCACCGGCATCGGGCTGCTGCCTGCGAGCCTGCTCTTCGGCGCGCTCTGGCAGCATGCGGGGCCGCAGGCGGCCTTCAGCGTTGGAGCCGTCTTGGCAGCGGTAGCCGCCGCCGGGCTGATGCTGTGTCTTGATGTTTCGTCGCGCCTTCACTCGTAAGAGGTAGGCACGGGGCGCATCGCCCAAGGAGTCCACACGTTGGTTCGTGTGCTTGTGCTCGTGGCTGTGCTGTTGATGCGGCCGTTCGGGCTTGCCGCGGAAGAGCCGGTGACGCCAACCATGCTGACGCTCGCCGATGCCGTCCGGCTCGCGACCACACGCTACGCCGAGGTGTTAGCCGCGAATGAGCGAACGCTCCAAGCGCTGGCTCGCCTCGGGCAAGCGCGCGCCACCTTGTGGCCTCACCTCGACGCCTCGGCGTCGCAATTCCGCCAGACGAGGAACCTTGAAGCCTCGGGCATTCCAATTGCCTTGAGCCATCCGGTCATCGGCCCGTTTAATTCGTTTGATGCGCGCATTGGGCTGACCCAAACGTTGTTTGATGTCAGCGCCTTCGAACGGTTCCTTACGGCCCGCGCCGGCCGGCAATTGTCCTTAGCGCAGTACGAAAAAGCCAAGCAAGATGCCATGGCGCTCGTGGCGGCGCTCTTTCTCGAGGCGGTGCGGGCCGCGCAGGCGATTGAGCCGGCGCATGCCCTGTTGACGCGCGATCAGCGACGGCTCGAGATTGCGTCGACCCAGCACGCCCTCGGCCTTGGATCCGATGTGGACGTGCAGCAGGCCCAGGCCGATGTCGAGGAGAGCCATGCGCGGTGGCAATCGTCGCTCACGTCCGCGTATGAACGCCAGCTCGATGTGATTGCCGCCTTGCATCTGCCCATGGATCAGCCGCTGATCTTGGTCGATGAGGAAGATCTCCTCGTGTCCGTACCACGGACCGCTGCCGAAACACAGGCCGCGGCGCAGAGCCATCCGGATGTTGTGGTGGCCCAGCGCGCGCTCACACAGCGCACCGCAGAGCAAGCGGCTGAGCGCACCAGCGTCCTTCCCACCATCAAACTCTCCGCGGATTATGGCGCGAGCGGCAAGACCATCAGCGAGAGCGCAGGGACCTACACCGTGGGAGCCAGCGTCGCGCTTCCCATCTTCGCCGGTGGCCAGCGCCTCGCGAGAATCCGCGAGGCCGAGAGCCGCGTGCGCGAGGGACACACCCTATTGGATGACGTTCGTCAGCAGGCAGAGGTGAAGGCGCTGCGCGCCGTCGAAACGCTGCGGCAATCCGCCGTGGTGGTGAAAGCGCAGACGGCCCTGCTGCAACTGGCCACCACGCACCTCATGGTGGCCCAGCGGCGTCTGCGCAGCGGCCTGGGCAGCGAGCTCGATGTGGTCGATGCGCAGACGAATGCTATGGTCGCGAAAGACCATCGTGCGGATGCGATAGCGACCTATCGGATGGCGCAAGTGACGCTGGCCCATGCCATGGGCCACGTGGAGTCTTTGGCACGAACACAAT
The Candidatus Omnitrophota bacterium genome window above contains:
- a CDS encoding zinc ABC transporter substrate-binding protein encodes the protein MRFFRCAAVVLGLLLIGQSWPSEAAQKLKVVATMSTFADLAKTIGGEHVDVSYIASPKFNPHFIEPKPSDVVKVKRADLLIHAGLDLELWRGPLLDAAGNRRVMSGGEGELDLSRGIALLDVPAAGATRAQGDIHLYGNPHYWVDPQNGKIIAREIAEKLSAIDSSHANDYEQRLQELVSRLDQSIQQWQQRLTPFHGQALVGYHNEWPYLMRFAGLRMEQFLEPKPGIPPTPRQLEFLRQEMVSHQVRGIVQSSYFPREAAASLAKRTGATVILLCQNVGEVSQASDYIAMLEYNVNQLVRALQTK
- a CDS encoding metal ABC transporter permease, with translation MDFLSLMVRPFAACLILTGIHAYLGLHVIEREVIFVDLALAQIAAFGATLGFLWGFGLHSFEGYLIALAFTLIGAALFAATRLRKPVVPQEALIGVVYAVAAAAAILVLSRAPEGGEELKALMVGHLLFVDWPEIAKLFVLYSLIGIIHWRVRQPLLAISQDPERAFAQGLRVRWWDFLFYATFGFVVTSSVEIAGVLLVFSFLIVPALCGVLLAQTIPQRLLVGWVAGVVTTMGGISASYVWDLPTGATVVCAFGACLGMCAMLWRMREA
- a CDS encoding YbhB/YbcL family Raf kinase inhibitor-like protein, with the translated sequence MPLTLTSEAFAEGAPIPSACTCDGKNASPALAWTEPPPGTRSFALIADDPDAPGNTWVHWVVYNIPIAARELPDGLQKTAERPDGTRQGLNDFGKVGYGGPCPPSGTHRYYFKLYALDTELNFTTTVTKAKLEQAMRGHILGQAQLMGTYQRQAQ
- a CDS encoding GNAT family N-acetyltransferase, coding for MTVRIRRYEPRDREAIRQLACDTADRGAPVERFFPDRGVIADLLTAYYTDYEPDATWVADTDGVVIGYVTGCVDTRRCQRISACRIIPGSIWRGVQRGALSRRETWQILRMGWRTFWRGGYNRTVSLAEYPAHLHLNIREGFRGQGIASQLMARFLEQARQARRRGVHASVRGDNAPACRFFERMGFSAIGRYPLVLPEDPDDRPHETVIYGKSLS
- a CDS encoding PIG-L family deacetylase, giving the protein MIGCGGIIQEAVAKHLPLRIVFLTYGDNNQWSFLLYRWHPVILPKAIRKMGLVRYHEALAASVVLGVPTEQLTFLGYPDFGTLQIWTSHWGDRNPFRSLLTRVTAVPYDNALRFGAPYKGEEVLRDLTTVIREFRPTKIFVSHPADHMPDHRALYLFTRVALWDVEKEMRPTLYPYLVHFVRWPTPRGYQPADWLVPPSTLLSQWPWIVHWLTPSQVQRNYQAIKAHRSQYRYSAAYLLSFIRPNELFGDAPPITFSSTASTALERKGLINQAPEELTEEERATFIGVEVRSVQLEDRELIYSIECSRPLAKAVEASVYLFGYRADRPFAQMPKLHVKIGALSHEVFDQDRLLPNKAVTLSRGLRQITLRVSLETLGEPQRILTSARTYLGELPLDWVSWRVLELPSP
- a CDS encoding MFS transporter codes for the protein MSHGSPFRGITGPVLTLGFVSFLTDVSSEMIYPLLPIFLTTVLGAGPAALGMIEGAAESMAAIVKLLSGVWSDRVRNRSRLVFLGYSLSSCSRPLVAAATSASHILCIRLTDRAGKGVRTSPRDAMIADAVAPSVRGKAFGFHRSMDHAGAVIGPLLATALLTWWVHDLRVVFWLASLPGLLAVGLIAWKVREPAPERRALATPPALSWAWPSGALRRYLLILFIFTLGNSTDAFLLLRAAGLGVPTAQLPLLWVVFHIVKMVSSMPLGAQSDRFGRRRVILAGWGVYALVYLGFAAATQPWHVWALFALYGVFYGCTEGTERALLADLSTPSMRGAAFGWYHGITGIGLLPASLLFGALWQHAGPQAAFSVGAVLAAVAAAGLMLCLDVSSRLHS
- a CDS encoding TolC family protein encodes the protein MVRVLVLVAVLLMRPFGLAAEEPVTPTMLTLADAVRLATTRYAEVLAANERTLQALARLGQARATLWPHLDASASQFRQTRNLEASGIPIALSHPVIGPFNSFDARIGLTQTLFDVSAFERFLTARAGRQLSLAQYEKAKQDAMALVAALFLEAVRAAQAIEPAHALLTRDQRRLEIASTQHALGLGSDVDVQQAQADVEESHARWQSSLTSAYERQLDVIAALHLPMDQPLILVDEEDLLVSVPRTAAETQAAAQSHPDVVVAQRALTQRTAEQAAERTSVLPTIKLSADYGASGKTISESAGTYTVGASVALPIFAGGQRLARIREAESRVREGHTLLDDVRQQAEVKALRAVETLRQSAVVVKAQTALLQLATTHLMVAQRRLRSGLGSELDVVDAQTNAMVAKDHRADAIATYRMAQVTLAHAMGHVESLARTQFHD